One genomic window of Micromonospora sp. WMMD1128 includes the following:
- a CDS encoding LacI family DNA-binding transcriptional regulator produces MMGSSGGRIAGIGGLMGRNRATLADVAERAGLSKTAASMVLNGREGTRLSAEAHQRVFAAAEELGYRPNVAARSLRTRKTATIAFVSDIVATTRFAGGLIRGALDAARERDHVLLITETQGDAAFERYAIEAILDRQVDGVIYAAMATRRLTVPPAILGGRVVLLNATSAEHLPCVLPDDERAGATVAETLLARGHRDRIALIGRNRQKESDPEISLAAAARLRGIRGALAAAGVSLLTEGFCPEWQPEHGYAATRALLRQPVRPSAVICMNDRLAFGAYQALGEAGLSVPDDLSVISFDDDPIATWLRPKLTTAALPHEQMGRRAVESLLDGDGHEPAYVPMPLRRRRSVAAPAG; encoded by the coding sequence ATGATGGGCAGCAGCGGCGGACGGATCGCCGGGATCGGAGGACTGATGGGCCGCAACCGCGCCACCCTGGCCGACGTCGCCGAGCGCGCCGGGCTGTCCAAGACCGCCGCGTCGATGGTGCTCAACGGCCGGGAGGGCACCCGACTCTCCGCCGAGGCGCACCAGCGGGTCTTCGCGGCGGCCGAGGAACTCGGCTACCGGCCCAACGTGGCCGCCCGCAGCCTGCGTACCCGCAAGACCGCCACCATCGCGTTCGTCTCCGACATCGTCGCCACCACCCGCTTCGCCGGCGGCCTGATCCGGGGCGCGCTGGACGCGGCCCGCGAGCGCGACCACGTCCTGCTCATCACCGAGACCCAGGGCGACGCGGCCTTCGAGCGGTACGCGATCGAGGCGATCCTCGACCGCCAGGTCGACGGCGTGATCTACGCGGCCATGGCGACCCGCCGGCTGACGGTGCCGCCGGCGATCCTCGGGGGCCGGGTGGTGCTGCTCAACGCCACCAGCGCGGAGCACCTGCCGTGCGTGCTGCCGGACGACGAACGGGCCGGCGCCACGGTCGCGGAGACCCTGCTCGCGCGCGGCCACCGGGACCGGATCGCGCTGATCGGGCGCAACCGGCAGAAGGAGAGCGACCCGGAGATCTCCCTGGCCGCCGCCGCCCGGCTGCGCGGCATCCGGGGTGCCCTCGCCGCCGCCGGCGTCTCGCTGCTGACCGAGGGCTTCTGCCCGGAGTGGCAACCGGAGCACGGCTACGCCGCGACCCGCGCGCTGCTGCGGCAGCCGGTCCGGCCGAGCGCCGTCATCTGCATGAACGACCGGCTCGCCTTCGGCGCCTACCAGGCGCTCGGCGAGGCCGGCCTGAGCGTCCCGGACGACCTCTCGGTGATCTCCTTCGACGACGATCCGATCGCCACCTGGCTGCGCCCGAAACTGACCACCGCCGCGCTGCCGCACGAGCAGATGGGACGCCGGGCGGTGGAGTCGCTGCTCGACGGCGACGGGCACGAGCCGGCGTACGTGCCGATGCCGCTGCGCCGCCGCCGCTCCGTCGCCGCGCCGGCCGGCTGA
- a CDS encoding IclR family transcriptional regulator C-terminal domain-containing protein, with the protein MSVSGEVARSPEFVQSLERGLAVIRAFDADHPQLTLSEVARRTGLTRAAARRFLLTLVELGYVHTDGRLFSLRARILDLGYAYLSGLGLPEIARRHMEALVAQVRESCSVSVLDGDEVVYVARVPTKRIMTVGISVGTRFPAYATSMGRVLLAAQPADWLGDYLATAELRPLTRRTVTDPVKLRAVLTKVAAQGYAIVDQELEEGLRSLAAPIHGEDGSVVAAVNVSAHATRGSFEVIRRDLLPPLLAAARRIEEDLRAGAGRASTAAGVVTG; encoded by the coding sequence GTGAGCGTGAGCGGCGAGGTGGCGAGGTCGCCGGAGTTCGTCCAGTCGCTGGAGCGCGGCCTCGCGGTGATCCGGGCGTTCGACGCCGACCATCCGCAGCTCACGCTCAGCGAGGTGGCCCGGCGGACCGGCCTGACCCGGGCCGCGGCGCGCCGGTTCCTGCTCACCCTGGTCGAGCTGGGCTATGTGCACACCGACGGCCGCCTCTTCTCGCTGCGGGCGCGGATCCTCGACCTCGGCTACGCCTACCTGTCCGGCCTGGGCCTGCCCGAGATCGCCCGCCGGCACATGGAGGCGCTCGTCGCGCAGGTGCGCGAGTCCTGCTCGGTGTCGGTGCTCGACGGCGACGAGGTGGTCTACGTGGCCCGCGTGCCGACCAAGCGGATCATGACGGTGGGGATCAGCGTCGGGACCCGCTTCCCCGCGTACGCCACGTCCATGGGCCGGGTGCTGCTCGCCGCGCAACCGGCGGACTGGCTCGGCGACTACCTGGCCACCGCGGAGCTGCGTCCGTTGACCCGCCGCACCGTCACCGACCCGGTGAAGCTGCGCGCCGTGCTGACGAAGGTCGCCGCCCAGGGGTACGCGATAGTGGACCAGGAGTTGGAGGAGGGGCTGCGGTCGCTGGCCGCGCCGATCCACGGCGAGGACGGGTCGGTGGTGGCGGCGGTGAACGTCTCCGCGCACGCCACCCGGGGGTCGTTCGAGGTGATCCGGCGGGATCTGCTCCCGCCGCTGCTGGCCGCCGCGAGGCGGATCGAGGAGGATCTGCGGGCCGGCGCGGGCCGGGCCTCGACGGCGGCCGGTGTCGTCACCGGGTGA
- a CDS encoding glycoside hydrolase family 68 protein produces the protein MLRLPDHWVWDSWYAQDDDGSWHVFFLRASRALLDPHRRHRRASIGHAVSTDLRSWRLVADALVPADAPGWDDLATWTGCTVRGPDGRWHLFYTGVGRAEDGLVQRIGLAVSDDLVTWRRHGDGPVVEADPAWYEVLDREMWYEQAWRDPWVFPDPDGDGWHMLVTARANQGPAGERGVIGHATSPDLLDWTVRPPLSAPAGFGHLEVPQVAVVDGQPLLLFCTNAVAAGRGPAHQLWVASAPTVRGPWDVPAARPVTLPHLYAPRLVPDAGGWSLIGFVDHVDGEFVGELSDPIPVRHDPAAGLVTR, from the coding sequence ATGTTACGTCTGCCCGACCACTGGGTGTGGGACAGCTGGTACGCCCAGGACGACGACGGTTCGTGGCACGTGTTCTTCCTGCGTGCCTCCCGGGCCCTGCTCGACCCGCACCGCCGTCACCGGCGCGCCTCGATCGGCCACGCCGTCTCCACCGACCTGCGCTCCTGGCGACTGGTCGCGGACGCGCTCGTGCCCGCCGACGCGCCCGGCTGGGACGACCTGGCCACCTGGACCGGTTGCACGGTCCGCGGCCCGGACGGGCGCTGGCACCTGTTCTACACCGGCGTCGGGCGGGCCGAGGACGGGCTGGTCCAGCGGATCGGGCTGGCCGTCTCCGACGACCTGGTCACCTGGCGGCGGCACGGCGACGGTCCGGTCGTCGAGGCCGACCCCGCCTGGTACGAGGTGCTCGACCGGGAGATGTGGTACGAGCAGGCATGGCGCGACCCCTGGGTCTTCCCCGACCCCGACGGTGACGGCTGGCACATGCTCGTCACCGCCCGCGCCAACCAGGGCCCCGCCGGGGAGCGGGGTGTCATCGGCCACGCCACCTCACCGGACCTGCTCGACTGGACCGTCCGGCCCCCGCTGTCCGCGCCGGCCGGCTTCGGCCACCTGGAGGTGCCGCAGGTCGCCGTGGTGGACGGGCAGCCGCTGCTGCTGTTCTGCACCAACGCGGTCGCCGCCGGCCGGGGACCGGCGCACCAGCTCTGGGTGGCAAGCGCGCCGACGGTCCGCGGGCCCTGGGACGTGCCGGCGGCCCGGCCGGTGACGCTGCCCCACCTGTACGCGCCGCGGCTGGTCCCGGACGCCGGCGGCTGGTCCCTGATCGGGTTCGTCGACCACGTCGACGGCGAGTTCGTCGGCGAGCTCAGCGACCCGATCCCGGTCCGCCACGACCCCGCCGCCGGGCTCGTCACCCGGTGA